One Glycine soja cultivar W05 chromosome 2, ASM419377v2, whole genome shotgun sequence genomic region harbors:
- the LOC114375499 gene encoding uncharacterized protein LOC114375499, producing MKTPDEAMDLIESMDASDIAILRDRAHIPTKKSLLELTSQDTLLVTGCTICGGAHESGYCIPNEEQFAYEVNYMGNQPRGNFNTSGFPGLQNNQQYQQQRQWQNHPGNQFNRDQGGSSTRPQQQMPSLYNRNLAQFMQVSMSNQKRIESVIKNLEVQVVQLAKQLAKRPSNSFRANTEKNPKEECKAVMTRSKMVIQAEESRADKKVEGFKQQLADELALEPVVEFEKKEGKSEANIEKKKEATSIECKEEPYPLVPSRKDKERHLARFLDIFKKLEITLPFGEALQQMLLYAKILKDLLTKKNRYIHSDKIVVEGYCSVVIQCILPPKHKDRGVVTIPCFIAEVVVGKALIDLGASINLMPLSMCRRLGEIKIMPTRMTLQLANCSITPPYGVIEDVLVKVKHLIFPPDLVVIDIEEDADIPLILGCPFMSIASCMVDVGKKILQMGIEDQL from the exons ATGAAGACCCCTGATGAAGCAATGGACTTAATTGAAAGCATGGATGCTAGTGACATTGCCATTTTGAGAGACCGAGCCCATATTCCTACCAAGAAGAGTTTATTGGAGCTAACCTCACAGGACACTCTATTG gttacaggATGTACAATTTGTGGTGGAGCTCATGAATCCGGATACTGTATTCCTAATGAAGAGCAATTTGCATATGAAGTCAATTATATGGGGAATCAACCTAGAGGTAATTTCAATACAAGTGGATTTCCAGGACTTCAGAACAACCAGCAGTATCAACAACAGAGACAATGGCAAAATCACCCTGGTAACCAATTCAACAGAGACCAGGGTGGTTCATCTACAAGGCCACAACAACAGATGCCAAGTCTCTATAACCGAAATCTAGCTCAATTCATGCAAGTGTCAATGTCTAACCAAAAGAGAATTGAGAGTGTAATTAAGAATCTGGAAGTCCAGGTGGTCCAGCTTGCAAAGCAATTAGCTAAAAGACCATCAAATAGCTTTAGAGCAAACACAGAGAAAAATCCTAAAGAAGAGtgcaaagctgtgatgactAGGAGCAAAATGGTGATTCAAGCGGAGGAAAGTAGAGCTGATAAGAAGGTGGAGGGATTTAAACAACAACTGGCTGATGAACTGGCATTAGAACCG gttgTTGAGTTTGAAAAGAAGGAAGGCAAGAGTGAGGCTAAcattgaaaagaagaaagaggctaCTTCTATTGAATGCAAGGAGGAACCTTATCCATTGGTACCCTCCCGGAAGGATAAAGAGCGACATTtggccagatttcttgatatcttcaagaaactggaaattactttGCCATTTGGAGAAGCACTTCAACAAATGCTCCTCTATGCCAAAATTTTGAAGGATTTGTTAACCAAGAAGAACCggtacatccatagtgacaAAATTGTTGTGGAAGGTTACTGTAGTGTTGTTATTCAATGCAttcttccacccaagcacaaaGATCGTGGAGTTGTCACAATACCGTGTTTTATTGCTGAGGTTGTTGTTGgcaaagctctcatagacttgggagccagtatcaatttaatgcctctTTCCATGTGCCGGCGACTTGGAGAGATAAAGATAATGCCCACACGCATGACCCTCCAGTTAGCTAACTGCTCCATTACACCGCCatatggagtcattgaagatgttttggtgaaggttaAACACCTTATATTTCCACCTGATTTGGTTGTCATAGATATAGAAGAGGATGCTGacattcctctcattcttggcTGCCCATTCATGTCTATTGCAAGCTGCATGGTAGACGTGGGAAAGAAGATACTGCAGATGGGCATAGAAGATCAACTTTGA